The genomic region CATGGTCGCTGATTGCCGtaaacaatatttaaaaacaagaaacaaaaaatacgaaaaagaataatgtaTTTTCTCGGATAAACGACCTCAGTGTCACATTCCCTCAATCGGCTTATATGCACGACAATCATCGATGTGATGATTATGATAAAGTATCTTCATTTTGttacatttccctttttttttcggatgaaTTTCCAGGACAACTGTCCATTGGTAGCCAATCCTAGTCAATCAGATTCCGACCCGGAAGGCTCCGATAAGAAGGGCGATGCTTGTGACAACTGTCCCACCGTGGCCAATCTTGACCAGGAGGACACGGACGGCGATGGAAAGGGTGACGCTTGCGACGATGATCTCGATAACGACCGTAATTTTTTGCCACaagatgtttttgttttaaagatcATTTTCAGCTTTTGTAAATGGCATGCAGGAATTATGAATTCTCGTGACAATTGCCCGAAGACGCCCAATCCCGATCAGAAAGATTCGGATGGCGATGGCCTGGGCGATGCTTGCGACAACTGTCCCAATACACCCAATCCGAACCAGTTTGACAGCGATAGCGACTTGGTCGGCGACGTCTGCGATACAAATATCGACCGTGACAAGTAATGGCAGctgtccttttgttttttcttcctcttttcaaCCGGCCCACTGTTAAGAGTctaacaaaaatgatttgtttatttaaaaaacaaaaaacaaaaaattaaaacagaGATGGTATTCAGGACTCGTTGGACAACTGCCCGACGATTCCCAACAGCGACCAACGAGATGCCGATGACGACGGTTTGGGCGACGACTGCGATCCGGATGCTGATAACGATGGCGTTCGTAACGAAAAGGACAACTGTCCGATTGTTTACAATCCCGATCAGTTGGACACGGATCGCAATGGAGTCGGAGATGCATGCCACGACGATCAGGACGCCGATAAAGTGCCCGATTTCTTGGACAACTGCCCGAACAACTCAAAGATCTACGCCACCGATTTTCGCACTTATCAGACGGTCGTGCTCGATCCCGAGGGCGATTCTCAAATCGATCCCAATTGGGTTATTTACAACAAGGGTGCTGAAATCGTTCAGACGATGAACAGCGATCCTGGTTTGGCTGTTGGCTTCCACCGTTTTGGTGGCGTCGATTTCGAAGGAACGTTCTTCGTCGACACGGAGATTGACGACGACTATGTTGGCTTCATTTTCAGTTACCAAGACAACGCCCACTTCTACACGATCATGTGGAAAAAGAACACTCAAACTTATTGGCAAGCAACTCCATTCCGGGCTGTCGCTGAACCGGGCATCCAGCTCAAATTGGTCAAGTCTAATACAGGACCTGGTCAGATGATGAGAAACTCCCTTTGGCACACGGGTGATACCGAGAATCaggtgaaataaaaatagctgCAAACTTTCTCTGCTTTCTATTATAATTTAATGAATCGATTGGTGACCGTGATAATCAGGTCAAATTGCTGTGGAAAGACCCGCGTAACGTTGGATGGAAGGAGAAGGTGGCCTACCGTTGGTTATTGCTCCATCGACCCAAGATTGATTTGATCCGTCTGCGTATCTTTGAGGGCGAGAACATGGTAGCCGATTCCGGTAACGTCTTCGACTCGACCCTCAAGGGTGGTCGATTGGGTGTCTTCTGCTTCTCTCAGGAGATGATTATCTGGTCCGATTTGGTTTACCGATGTAACGGTGAGTCAAGaatagcttttcttttttttttttccaaggaTTTCAAATCGCCTGTATCACTTGGCTAGCAATCCGAGCTCATTTGCATCGTGacgcaaagagaaaaatattcaTGTGAACCCTTCACCTTCATGTGGCTATCTGTTTACATGTTTGGCATAACTCACGCGTGATGCGTCGATCTGTTGACACACTGATGGAACCTCGTgttctcatttatttttttggcaataGATTGTTAGACGCTTGCTACAAATACTTGCCGCCTAATGAGTGATGGGCTTGTTGTATGCTGTACCGTCAACGGCCAAGCCTGACGCGTAACTCAAATTCCAGTGTCATTAGGTTTATTTCTCTGTTAGCAATGGGTTCATCAGGTTGAAATTTTGATTCGAGTAACATGCTAAaatattttggaattttttcttttaaattacAGACGCAGTGCCAGAGGCTATCTATAAGGAATTACCGCCCCGACTGCAAAAGGAGGTACAGGTGGACCGCACCCGTGCCCCAAGTCTTTCTGCCAACTGATCAACGCAAATTCAGTGGAACGAAATAAGACTGGAAAGTGCAGCGCATAGAAAAAATAtcaagaaaatcaaatcagacGGGAGGAAacaataatcaaagaaaaaaacacaaaacaaacaataaaaaaaaacgtaccttCTCTTAAGAAATTCCTCCAAGAGAACCACGAAAATAGAGCCAACTTAAGAGAGAACCATTAGAGAAGAGTTGACGTTCTTCGAGACATTACGgttgttgtttcattttttcttttatggtaaacattttttattttatttttttttttattttcgttgttggatttttctttttcttctgtttgtaAATGGGAAGACGCCCCCCAACCggccatttttcattttttggttgAATTCTTTTAACACGTACacaaaaggaaagggaaaagaaacagtgacaactaaaaaaaaaaaattcacgtaCAAATCGTACACGCGCACTTGGTtgtttctttggttttttttatcacacgtttttttttaatttttctaatcGTCTTTACTGAATTTCGGAAATGagaatgttttgaaaatttgtAGTTTCAACGACGATGAGGTGGAGGTCAAACCAGCTTTACGTAATGACGTGTATAACCAACAATTTTTGTCTAATCAAAGCAGCGTATTAATGTCAATGTACATCATAATCActagaacaacaaaaacaaaatcaaccCCTTTCgaaaaaatcaaccaaaacataaaaaaaaaaaaaaaaaaaaagaggggcaaCTGCCTCTTTCACAACGCTTGCTCATTATGAATATATATGCCTGTCTATCCCGAAAACCACCAGCCCCTTCTCCCTCTGTATCATCATTCACGTACACGCTACAGTCTTGTTACAGAGGTTTAAAAATACGCTGCTGTATCGTCACACTGCCAAATAAGGTGTAACTGCAAAATGGCTTTTTTTCCGAAATATACATCAGTGCCTAATCCAtcgattgaattttttgtttattttaatatatttgGACATTTGTAGGTATTCAATTGGAtttaataaacaaagaaaatatttgCCATCCAGCTGAACTTGGGCATTACTCGTTCTTCAGTTCTATTCGAATCAATTAAAATGTGCTGAGAAGATGAATTTTTAGTTACAGCTTCGTAATAATGTAGAAATTTGTCCGCGAAGCAATGGGAAAACTATTTATAGTTTCAAACATGTAATTGCGAATTTGTAGGGGCCGAAACAAGCTTCAACGtcctctccttctttttgcCGTAGTGgtgtagaaataggactgcaaAGTGCAGAGTAGTCTGCCCTAAAAACTTAGTTAGCTTACTGTTTATTGCTTACTTTCTTTCAGTAATTTTTCCCTTTACCAGGgtcagacttgccgcgccgatcaattttccgatcgcgatctccgatccgatcttttgagtttgatcggatcgggcgatccgatcaaactgcgaaagatcggatcggcgatcaaattttgccgatcatttttagcgatcatttttgtgcagcatctaacggtaaaaatttacactgtttcgcgaaaatagcattggctgtcacagcgatagtcactggcggccattgagggtgaacactaaacagtttccttcaatCTGCCCTAAAAACTAGTTAGCTTACTGTTTATTGCTTACTTTCTTTCAGTAATTTTTCCCTTTACCAGGGTTATAGATTTGAATCTGTGCTCTCATTTGGCCAAAGGATTTTAGATCCAAACGTAAATATGATGGTTTAGCAGCACCCTTGTGAAGCAGACGATATTAGTGTTGACACTAGTAGTCGACAAATCTCGGAAACTGTGCCTGTTAATCATTGTTTTTGACTGCTTAGAGTTAATATTGGAAAGCTAGAGCTTAATAAAAAGTTGCGTAAAAATAGAATCAGAATTAAGGTTTTGTGAAATTCTGACGGGTGAAGTTCCTGTTGAAATATGGTGGCTACCAGTGTTCGCAGGATATGCTTGTGTAGTAGCCGGCTACTACCCTTAAAATCATATCCTCTTCAAGTATCGCCTGCGCTATCACGGTTATTAATACAGAGACAAAGGTTTTgacaagtttttatttaagatattctttccattttcgtccagttttccttttgataAGTTGGTGTTACCTTAAGCAATTCACAAGGTTTGTGAATGTTCATCCACAGATGAATGAATTGGTTGACATTTGTATGCATATTTTTGTGACTAAATTGTCCTTCAAAAACCTGAATTATTTATCTAAAGCTCTGTAAAATGACATTACAGCATTTCACcttaacaaatatttttagCTTCATTTAACATTGTCAGCAGTGTACTTCACTAGAAATTTTAATCTGCTTAGTAATGTGTCAACTGCAATGGCCTAAACTGTGTCCTTTCTAAAAGGTTGATAGCATGGGCTTGCCAATTCAGCAGCCAGGTAGCCCAACCAGTTAAGGCACATGCCAACATTGGCACCATCGGACACGTTGACCATGGAAAGACGACACTGACCGCAGTATTTAGaacgttaaaaacaaacagaaaacctTATCGTCAATAATAGTTTCTCGCAAATAGGCCATCACCAAAGTTTTACAGAAAGATGGGTTAGCAAAGTTCGTGTCGTACGATGCCATCGATAAAGCCCCAGAAGAAAAGGCCCGAGGCATCACAATAAACATAGCTCACGTGGAATACTCCACCGAGAAAAGACACTACGCTCATACAGACTGCCCTGGTCATGCAGACTTTGTGAAAAACATGATCAGTGGTACATCTCAGATGGTAATAAACACGGTACACTGATACAGCAATTTGAGATGTATGATCTTTTTATGAATTATAGGATGGAGCCATCGTTGTAGTTGCTGCGACAGACGGTCAGATGCCTCAAACAAGAGAGCATCTCCTCCTCGCGAAACAAGGTAAAAGACTACACATAGCtccttgtttcgttttttgcattattcaagaaaattttcattttgccaaCAGTCGGAGTCAAGCACCTCGTGGTATTCATCAATAAGGCTGATATGGCAGACAATGAAATGACCGAATTAGTTGAAATCGAAATGCGGGAACTTCTATCTGATTTCGGGTTCGACGGCTTGGCAACACCGGTCATTCACGGCTCGGCTCTACTGGCCTTAAACGGTGATGAGAGCAGCCTTGGTGCCCCTTCCATCAGGAAATTATTAGCTGCCATCGACGAGTACGTCCCCACGCCACAACGAGACGTTTCATCACCTTTCTGGCTGCCCATCGACAGCGCTTTCACTGTACCCGGTCGAGGGACAGTGGTCACGGGAACCATAAAGAAGGGGACGCTTAAAAAAGGTGACGAAACGGAACTTTTAGGTCACAGTTCTACCATCAAAACAGTTGTAACGGACGTCCAGGTCTTCCGCAAATCGGTACCTGTTGCCCAAGCTGGTGACAACGTCGGCCTGTTATTGCGGTCTATCAAGCTGCCTCAAGTTCAACGAGGAATGGTGCTGGTAGCCGCTAACAGTGCAACGATCGGCAATCGTTACAAGGCGCAGCTGTACCTGTTAACGCGAGGCGAGGGTGGTCGTAGCAGGCCCATCATCTCTGGTTACATCCAGCAGATCTTCAGCGCAACTTGGAATTTGGCCGTGCGGGTGGATATGCCGAGCGGTAAAGACATGCTCATGCCCGGCGATCATTCTGACGTCAATCTCACCTTGCTCAAGCGAATGGCTATCGAACCTGGCCAGCCGTTTACGATCAGAGAGAAC from Daphnia carinata strain CSIRO-1 chromosome 6, CSIRO_AGI_Dcar_HiC_V3, whole genome shotgun sequence harbors:
- the LOC130702363 gene encoding elongation factor Tu-like, producing the protein MVATSVRRICLCSSRLLPLKSYPLQVSPALSRLLIQRQRLIAWACQFSSQVAQPVKAHANIGTIGHVDHGKTTLTAAITKVLQKDGLAKFVSYDAIDKAPEEKARGITINIAHVEYSTEKRHYAHTDCPGHADFVKNMISGTSQMDGAIVVVAATDGQMPQTREHLLLAKQVGVKHLVVFINKADMADNEMTELVEIEMRELLSDFGFDGLATPVIHGSALLALNGDESSLGAPSIRKLLAAIDEYVPTPQRDVSSPFWLPIDSAFTVPGRGTVVTGTIKKGTLKKGDETELLGHSSTIKTVVTDVQVFRKSVPVAQAGDNVGLLLRSIKLPQVQRGMVLVAANSATIGNRYKAQLYLLTRGEGGRSRPIISGYIQQIFSATWNLAVRVDMPSGKDMLMPGDHSDVNLTLLKRMAIEPGQPFTIRENNYNVATGIITEKLSDATLVKGDSLDKVTFSDQ